The Pseudophryne corroboree isolate aPseCor3 chromosome 2, aPseCor3.hap2, whole genome shotgun sequence genome has a segment encoding these proteins:
- the LOC134989706 gene encoding odorant receptor 131-2-like, with translation MSSSSKDVDIIEIEDASMELQQDERDICVSNANENEVDVDVVCTQASLRSVMVNSTVITTALKAAFLHSDPLYSVLLFLILISFCIFNFLMVIILSVYFMSSHMQDEPRYVLFIHMLISDTMYLTLGLFVFFVSAYLIYFPAPVCYILVTASSSGLVVTPVNLAVMCLERYVAICFPLRHAVLCTRQKSYLAIAVIWIIGLTPNLADFIILCFSVKQNFFSFYCLCGKTVFIVSQAQSTLWYFAHALTFSLVGLIIAFTYIKIMLVAVKVDSGKTSASKAGRTVILHVLQLLLCLTAFTYAITEAYLRKYLYMLPLINFFFFMCLPRCISPLIYGLRDEVFGKYIKSLVLCKRMRTIPNAVAA, from the exons atgagcagtagtaGTAAAGAtgttgacataatagaaattgaggatgctagcatGGAATTGCAacaggatgagagggatatatgtgtatctaatGCTAATGAGAATGAGGTTGAtgtggatgttgtttgt ACTCAAGCTTCATTGCGTTCAGTTATGGTGAATTCTACGGTGATCACCACTGCGCTCAAGGCTGCTTTCCTGCACTCAGACCCGCTCTACTCGGTCCTCTTATTTCTGATACTGATCTCATTCTGCATTTTCAACTTCCTCATGGTGATAATCCTAAGTGTCTACTTCATGTCTTCTCACATGCAGGATGAACCTCGCTACGTCCTCTTCATCCACATGCTCATCAGTGACACAATGTATCTCACACTAGGGCTCTTCGTCTTCTTTGTGTCAGCGTATTTAATTTATTTCCCTGCCCCTGTTTGCTACATACTGGTCACGGCATCCTCTTCGGGATTGGTGGTGACTCCGGTGAACCTCGCAGTCATGTGTCTGGAGCGGTATGTTGCCATCTGTTTCCCGCTACGGCACGCAGTGCTTTGCACCAGACAGAAGTCATATTTGGCCATTGCCGTGATTTGGATAATTGGACTGACACCTAATCTTGCTGATTTTATTATTTTGTGCTTTTCAGTGAAGcagaactttttttctttttattgtttGTGTGGAAAAACCGTGTTTATAGTCAGCCAAGCCCAAAGCACCTTGTGGTATTTCGCCCATGCCTTGACGTTTTCCCTGGTGGGGCTGATAATCGCCTTCACCTACATCAAGATCATGCTGGTGGCAGTGAAGGTGGACTCGGGAAAGACTTCTGCTTCCAAGGCTGGGAGAACCGTCATACTGCATGTCCTTCAGCTTCTCCTGTGCCTGACCGCTTTCACATATGCCATTACCGAAGCGTACCTCCGCAAATATCTTTACATGTTACCTTTAATCAACTTCTTCTTTTTCATGTGTCTCCCACGGTGCATTAGTCCATTAATTTACGGACTAAGAGATGAAGTGTTTGGTAAATACATAAAGAGTTTGGTGCTTTGTAAACGCATGAGGACAATCCCAAATGCAGTGGCAGCATAA